The segment CCATAGCAAGATATAAATATGATATTTAGGATATCCAAAACTGCTGTGTGTTTAAGGAACATTTTGAATCAACAATATATTCCTCAGCCCCAGATGGTTCTATTTTCCCACTAAGTTTTAGTCCCAATAGGAAATAtctggcaataaaaaaaaaattctaagagCAACATAAATTTTGATCTCTGAAAATTTCCATTAAGAAATTAATTGCAAAACAGTCAGCATGAAAGGACAGAGCGGAGTTGAAATCGGGACCCTGAGAATGGCTCTCTCAAGATGCCCAGAAGATGAGTGGTTGAGGAATGGATAGCCCTCCCATGGGCAGAGCTGCCGGAGTCAcgaaaacacacacagagcacttgTAAATAACATGGGCAGCACATCAGCTGATCTACCTTGTTCCCTATGAGCTAGCTACAAAAAGTAAACAAGAACAGAAATGGAACATCCCTGGCTGGAAAAACAAAGCAGCAACAAAGCAGCCCACCTTGAGAAGGGTGACCCCTGCCCGCCTGGTAAGGCCCACACAATGTCTCAAAAGTACGAGATGGTTGCAGTTCTGCTGACCTAGGTCAGAGGAGAGGCCAGAAGGAATAGTCTCGGGGAATACACAACGTGCTGCGGTTGCACAGTGCATGTCGGCACAcagggctgggaagaaggaaTGCATTTGGATCCGCGGCTGTCAGAACACACTAGCCAATACTCCAGACATGGGCACCGATGCAAACAGCCAGTAAGGTCTAGCTAATGGCCCCAGAGCGCATGTTTCTGTGCTctgtttgggggagaggggcaggttcTATCCCTCAACCTTCAAGGAAGTCTCCTGCACAGAGCCATACCCTTCAGGTTTGGGGCTGAGAAATCAGCATTTGGCCTCTAGGAGGGACATCTGCAAAAGTGCCACATGTCCTCCTAGTTACACAAATGGTGTTGTTtccagctgggaggtggaggCCATTACCCAATGCTGCAATCCCAGCCAAGCTTCCAGAGAAGAGTTGTTCCTATGAGGCTTTTGTTCCTCTGTTTAAATTCTGAAGGGAAAAAAGACAAACAAGCTGCAGCAAACAAAGGGATCAAATGAAGAGGGCGCCTTcgaatctgctgctgctgcaacgcCACAATGCATGGTAACGAGATTCATCCAGTTCTCACTTAAGTTCAGGCCTACCATGCATTGTATATCTTCTGCTGCTTTCCAGACACCGCTGGCAAGGCCGAACGGGAGCGGGACCATTGTGAGAGAtgcagggaagagggaggaatggaAGGAAACCAAAATCTGGAGAATATAGAAAGGAAAAGCTGAGACAAGAAGGGGTTTAAAATAGAAAGAGAAATGAatggcaaagggaaaaaaagcataaAGGAACAGAGACACTGAGGGAAaaggtgcttttaaaaagacGTGATTAAAACTAGTGAATTCCAGTATAGGGAAGAAGAAAAACCTggaattattaaaaattaaacagcagAGATTGTGTCACTAGTTATTTTGTTACCATGTCAGCTGTGATCAGTTGTCTAGTCAACTTGGCGTCTTAAGCTAAACAATCAGATCTCTCACTGCCAGCCATCAGTTGCCAGATATGATAATCAGTCCCCAGAGGCCTCTCAGATATTCACCAAGACTCAGATAAATTCTCCACTCTGGGGCGGGTGGAGTCTGATAATGGGTCTGCACTGTAGCaccaggccctccctccctccctctcacgcacgcacacacaccccaagcACATCAGTCAGCAAGGGGTCTGCCGCTGACTGGGGCTGCGCTATAATGCACACCAGCTATTTCTGACGGCAGTCAAGTGTTTCCCTACGAAGTGTTGTACCGGAGGGAGAAAGAGGGGACTGGAAACTTCCCGGGGGGGGGATGTGGGCACAGAGGTCCTCTGAGATTGGAGGCTGTGTCATGCTAACTGAGACCgtccccctccccaagcactaTAGTGGGAGCTGGGCCAACACCACAAACCCGAGACGTGGGTCTGGATCCAGATTTCGGATGTGCCACAAAGTGCAGCGCGGCCGGGATTCCACGTTCTCGTTCAGTCCATTACAGGGACTGGAGTCTGGCTCTGGAGTTCAAGCAGGCCCCAACGCGCAGGGATGCTCAGGCTGCAGGCTGGCTCAAACAGCTTTGTAAGACTGCAGCGAGCATACCCCATGACCTCGAAGGAGGAGACCCACTACAGGAAGAGCCAGAACACTCGGCCTAAAGTGTGGCTCAGCCCATACCCATGTCTTTCGCTGGCATCTTTGCTTAGGCTTTTTGTGTAGGCCTAGCACTTTTGCCACGGCCCCTGACCTGACCAATTCCTATCCACCAGGACCCCACCATAATGCACATTGCTGGTCTCAGGActtgcaggggagaggggtccGTGTGACAGTCCATTGGGATATCCCCCCAAAGTGAACTCACTCCTTTTACGTGAACatatgggggctgggggggatttgAATCCTCCAAACCCTAAACAGCCTTCTCTGCAGAAGTGGAGTCCAGTTTCTTGTTCCTTTAAGTTACATCTTCACAGCAGTCTTCACAGGGAAAAGAGCCAGAAACACATTCGGGGTTTTAAAGGACAGTTGAAATTCACCTTTCCATTCTAGCTCCAGGATCAAAACCAGAGGGTGTGAGAACGTGACCTGGCTGCTTGCCTGAAACCTTCTCATGTACTGGAGATGAGTAGCACTAGGGTAAAGGCAATGTGCTGCTTGAAAgatttctttccttcccccctATAGTTATGATTTACCATTTACATTccaattagaaaaaagaaaaggaggacttgtggcaccttagagactaacaaatttatttgagcataagctttcgtgagctacagctcacttcatcggaagctgtagctcacgaaagcttatgctcaaataaatttgttagtctctaaggtgccacaagtcctcctgttctttttgcgaatacagagtaacatggctgctactctgaaaccattccaaTTAGAGTGAgacaaaatttcaaacaaaacttcttttaactgaaaaatgcagattctggTCAACTGAAATATTTAGTGAATTTGTGTCCAACTTCGCAAATTGTTTTGgtaaaaaaatatggaaaaaaaatccaaaaggtcCAAGTGATttgttttaaccatttttaaatgaaacatttcaaactttTCAATTAGAAACAATTcttcatttcaaattttacttcgattttatttttaaaattgtaaaaaagTTAAAAACCCTCAGAAACAAAATGTCTTATTTCAGGTCAAAAGAAATGTGGTGTTCACCCTGAaatgtttctccctccccaccgcccccatCCCGGCCACCATTTTTCGGTTCAGACACTGAACCAAAACCTTGGTCATTCTCAGAGCTTTAATTCCAATAGCACTCCACAGGCGCCGTCCGAACGGAGAGGGAGGAATAGTCCCTTTGCACTATAGAGCGTAAACTTACATCCTAAGCCCTAGTCTTGCAGTGAGGTCATGGAAATGAACTCACACGGCCATGCAGAGcccagctgaagtcactgggggaTCCACTCCCAGGTTGCTCATTGCAAAGTCTAAACTGTGGACAGCTGATGCGAGGCTGGGCTGGGCATTGGAGAACTGGTGCCAGAGTAGAGTCCCAAGAAGCATGCATCTGTTTTTGCTCAAATGAAAAGTCAACCATTCAGGCCTTATCTCCGGCAGTCACTGTGTCAGGATCATTCCACATTAGAGTGCATTCCAGGCTGCCAAAAGCATCCATCACTCGGACACAAGCTGGCCTGCCAGCTGAATCAGCGTCAAACTGAGGCTGAGGAAAACGGCGGAGAGAAGTGAAACGTGATGGTCAGCACAGCGCGGTACACAGGCACTGGTGCCCGGGAACTGGATGGGTACAACAGCATGAACCCAGTGTCTGCGGGCCTCTGGGGCAGATGGGCTGTGGTTTTGTTCCCCTTTGGTTTGGTATCAGCATGAGCGCCATGCATTTCCTTCCCCGGGGCTGGAGCCACAGGAGAGCCTTTGAAGGGGAAAGGCGAGAAGAAAAAGTCGAGTTGAATTAGACCATTTAGTTCAACTGTCTCGTTAAGCAGGATACCCCCTTCTGCAGCACTTGGCTCATTCCCAGGGGGTCTCGCCTGCTCCCCACTTACTATGGCGGCCCCCCACATTAGCAAACAGTTGACACAGATGCTATTTTAAAGCAGTTCCTGTTATCATGGCCAGGGCACCCAGAACagagtgccccccaccccagaatgccctattgcccagtggttagggcatccaCCCGGTCTGCCgcattcagagcagggacttgatgcTGGGTCTCCCACGTCCCCAGGGAGTGCCctcaccactgggctattggccaTCCTGGGCTGGGGTCTCCCCGTCTGCCCCAAGGAATGTTTAATTCCTTAGaccaagtggaacagctccagcagGAGAGGCTGCCTGAGCGAGCGCCCAGCTCGGAGGAAGGTTTGGAGGCAACTGATACGTTGCGGCACAAAGTTTTGGTTTCACCTAATCTGCATTTGCGGATGACAAATTTCCCCAGCGGCTCTACTCCTCTACTGTCCACAGTGCACAGCAGTGCCAGGCCAGTTCTGGTCGCCCCGCCTTTCCCTGCGTCTCTTCACTGCACCCCATTGCAATGCCAGCGAGGAAAGGAGGTCGGGGTTGCAGTCAGAGCATTGTGGTGAGCCTTCCCAGCTCAGTCACACCGTGAGGGAACGCTCGGTGATCTGCCCCTGATCATTCTCCCAATCGCAGACCCACTTCCACAGGCCTGGAACTGCCGCAGCAGCATCTACTTCCCCAGACAATCCCTTCCCACTTGCAGTACGGTACGATGCAGTAATGCAGCCGCGTGGCCAGAGGTGTATTCAGGGCGCGGCCCAGCAGCACCTGGGACAAGTGCTGTGCATGGAGGTGGCAGGACGGTTTGACAAGGAGCTGCCTGTGGGGTGGCTGCACGCAGGGGCCGTCTGCATCGAACCCTGATCCGACACAGCAGCACTATTTGTATCCGCATTTCTCCAGGCCTGCAGTGGCCTCAGCTTTTGCCAGTTGACAACTGGTACTTCAGGGAGATTGCCAAGCCAGGTCTGAGAGCACAGAACACCCTGCTCTGAGAGATGTCTAGGCACTAGGAAATGGCAGGTTTTGCAGAGCAGATTCTGTAGCAAAGCTTGTTGTTCCCTCCTACCATTAGAGAGAGGGGCAGAAAAACCAGCCCCGTATCTGAAAGCAGCGCATGGCTGAGGAACTTTCTGATTTCCCAGAAGTATTCTTTACAAAACAGAAATGCCTAAGCAGCTTTTGTCTGCCTAAGAACTTGATCCCCACTGAGCTGCAACCGACTTAAGCTGCCTAATTTAATTTCACTGGTGTTCAGAACACAGCCTAGTTATTCTTGCAGTGTTTGCTAGTCGCTTCTCCAGAAAGTATGTGCTcttttctcccaccttttcttTAGGAACTGCAGAACATTTGATGTGGGGTTGGGGTTCTGATGGGTCATGTTCTTTCTTATTATTTCTCTGTTTACCTGTGCAGCGAGGATTGGCCTCGGTGTGAATGTGTCCGCATGCCCTGACGTTTGCAAGTGCTCTCCTGACGACACCATACACTGTAACAAAGCCGGACTGACAACTCTTCCTGCAGAACTAGCAGCATCTGTCGTCTCTTTAAACCTATCTAACAATTTGTTAAGGATTCTTACTGCCAACGCCTTCCGAAATCTGACTTTCCTCCGCAGCCTCTGGCTGGATCGCAATAACCTCACCTTCCTGTACCCAGGAACCTTTAGTGCCCTCAGCAATTTACAGGAGCTGGATCTCGGCTGGAATTCACGCTTGACACACCTGCATGCTAATACTTTCAGGGGACTCTCCAGCCTCATCAGCCTGGATTTATCTAGCTGCAATATCTTCGAAATCCACCCACTGGTGTTTTCGTATTTGCTCTCTTTACAGGTCCTTGACCTAACATCCAATAACCTGCGTTACATCCCGCAAGCCTTCAGAAGCCTGTCCAGCCTCACGAGACTGTCTTTGGAAAGAAACCACATCGAAGCCATAGGCCGAGATTCTCTGAGGGATCTGAAAGCCCTGTACGAGCTGAACCTCCGGAAGAATCGGATCTGGAGGATTCAGAACGATGCCTTCGCAACGCTAAACAGGCTGGGGGTGTTGGATTTAGGACACAACCGTATATCTGATTTGCCTAATCGGCTTTTCAATGGTCTGATCCAGCTCAAGACCATGCATCTGGAGGCCAACAGAATCACCAGAGTCAACTGCTCTTTCAACCGCCTGCTTAACCTGAGAAAGCTGTATCTGAACAACAACCACATCTCATCCATTTCCCACGCGGCCTTCTCCCATTTAAAGAAGTTGCAATTCCTTCACTTGAACAAAAACAATTTAAGTTCCCTTCCCAAGCGCTTGT is part of the Chelonia mydas isolate rCheMyd1 chromosome 9, rCheMyd1.pri.v2, whole genome shotgun sequence genome and harbors:
- the LOC122461850 gene encoding nyctalopin-like; the protein is MFNSLDQVEQLQQERLPERAPSSEEARIGLGVNVSACPDVCKCSPDDTIHCNKAGLTTLPAELAASVVSLNLSNNLLRILTANAFRNLTFLRSLWLDRNNLTFLYPGTFSALSNLQELDLGWNSRLTHLHANTFRGLSSLISLDLSSCNIFEIHPLVFSYLLSLQVLDLTSNNLRYIPQAFRSLSSLTRLSLERNHIEAIGRDSLRDLKALYELNLRKNRIWRIQNDAFATLNRLGVLDLGHNRISDLPNRLFNGLIQLKTMHLEANRITRVNCSFNRLLNLRKLYLNNNHISSISHAAFSHLKKLQFLHLNKNNLSSLPKRLLAELPKLKYVFLSHNPWNCDCKMLWFPTWIATYEGAVEGMQCAFTVLHNQTLLDVFTHGELISCSVPPGLASADRCEETDVNTAGMPHAISDKLLWITLAWCAWHLAEILDKSFSGHGSDVSAFFL